The following proteins come from a genomic window of Castor canadensis chromosome 17, mCasCan1.hap1v2, whole genome shotgun sequence:
- the LOC109685651 gene encoding 15 kDa protein A: MARTWKALILVVGLAVVSCLARRHPSYDDIVAKALKFYNEVQQGRPLFRLLESTPPPRNSTSRIPLNFRIKETVCVSAPERQPRECAFREDGEERTCIGELSRRRLWHFLTFTCDRDCQRDGRDSQVPRVRRSAEFPEAEKVEDPQVPPAARDLYEKAKYDIINNILSNF, from the exons ATGGCAAGGACCTGGAAGGCACTCATATTGGTGGTGGGTTTGGCAGTGGTGTCCTGTTTGGCCCGTCGCCACCCGAGTTATGATGATATTGTTGCCAAGGCCTTGAAGTTCTACAATGAAGTGCAGCAGGGAAGACCTCTCTTCCGTCTGCTGGAGTCCACCCCGCCACCTCGA AACTCCACCAGCAGGATCCCACTCAATTTCAGGATTAAAGAGACAGTGTGCGTTTCTGCCCCAGAGAGACAGCCCAGAGAATGTGCTTTCCGAGAGGATGGG GAGGAGCGGACCTGCATCGGTGAGCTCTCGAGGCGGCGTCTTTGGCACTTCCTGACCTTCACCTGCGACCGAGACTGCCAGAGGGACGGGAGGGACTCGCAG GTCCCCCGCGTGAGGCGTTCTGCTGAATTCCCTGAGGCAGAGAAGGTTGAGGACCCCCAGGTGCCGCCTGCGGCCAGGGACTTATATGAGAAAGCCAAGTACGACATCATCAACAACATTCTGAGTAATTTCTAG